One Gigantopelta aegis isolate Gae_Host chromosome 1, Gae_host_genome, whole genome shotgun sequence genomic region harbors:
- the LOC121375888 gene encoding NFX1-type zinc finger-containing protein 1-like, translated as MEEEGGHQQRLHRGAGTQVRVTQLTLNKLRDLSTRDASQIVMSLSRSNGGLDNILKDVSMDADTTTLTLEVLGKACQCESMPEQVNEILSLVLQSPFIESILYGFLAQISFGTDRTHKERIIRHCVPLLKQLLVKMPTESMKQVQLVTVLVQKIWSDTSMVDENLNQDMCSITNVLTRTRPPEIRSAGRGAQYSVHSEGDQPPEDFRELSIYPAKQELLVDGPQRLFFRRNNVAERYDNLEHYLDVQFRLLRADYIIPLQESIAAFQTQLGDESRKSSPLRSHVYYNVHIVRPVCTHNGLCYRLSFELPPSTRVNWATSRRLMFGSLLCLSSDRFVDHFMFATVDQREKKDLKFGIVDVLFERESVLISDLPRDMRFTMVESSAYFEAYKHVLEGMKRLNDRNVPFQQYIVRCESDIRLPRYLQERPNPRYDLRPLIDENYCLRDDDDMQLFRQEFSDKASVAAAVELNNPSKWPSADTFHLDDSQWRALQNALTKEFALIQGPPGTGKTYLGLKIMKALLHNQNIWNTGENLPILVVCYTNHALDQFLEGIMKFFKGMLIRVGSRSKSDSSILQECNLRTARQRARDTRSVPLEVHANKVEIMKTMTALKGDIHGIATKLEVAEREIVHERCLTEYMTTEQESFFPVDQVYSLSSKSCIISDWLGISKDMQWIDNLQEKKPPEEEDNSVDEEVINVVSLAETAQSLRLLEVDDLDELSEFDDSANLDVDVIKVRMETMGFEVTKLDVSSETYLTGSVKAEWDEKQRRKRILKRGFARKIDSVDRMPEAEASRIDNIWHMRYKDRWRLYRYWVDCLCRQARGQIRDKEKQYHRVCARYKESLLQEDKMILKRARIVGMTTTAAARYQSIMQEIGPKIVIVEEAAEVLEAHVISTLSRGCEHLILIGDHKQLRPNPTVHKLARDFNLEISLFERMVYCKLHWDCLKWQHRMRPEISRVMKAIYPELEDDESVKSFPDVRGVSQNIAFIEHEYLHEIDGETLSCVNMQEAEYVVSLCEYLLKQGYSQSQITIISMYSAQINVIRLLMPKSRFEGVRIASVDSFQGEENDIILVSLVRSAEVGESIGFLKTDNRICVALSRAKHGMYVLGNFRFLTDKSDLLLNIITQARNEKYLSHSLQLVCPRHRTGKGIEAKEPRDFTRAPEGGCLKPCDNRLPCGHACKKTCHSGSHSVCYMPCGKKCENGHPCDSLCFHCSRGCPPCKKPVQKLLPKCNHVQMVPCSMEPWLFKCTHKVEEDRSCGHHISVECSGRKIMPCTNPCSQVLPCGDLCSGTCGTCFQGRLNQPCQLRCRKILVCGHACLDQCGNCPPCQKDCENRCHHTMCQEKCGDPCVPCRMPCPWSCRHKRCTRLCSEACDRDRCDERCRKQLSCGHPCIGLCGEPCPRLCRICDGDHETFKLWLGNEDDPNARFVELQDCSHIIEVTSLDHWMDDVRGPEEEDEDEKLKCDDLDKAKKSDDDEAKTAVLLKVCPRCKTPIRRNLRYGSVINETLNSIEAVKRKIIGNEQRIRELSTSVDRATCMAVAPDRPAIEALTGHMVVKSEAVLAAQLNQVRIFLQVARMERKVSDARRQWSGSADSFSPIARDLDAFRSWILQFRTVFGEQEIIDANRELRRLSLLLYFLKSREVIHDDLQEAVPAHLMRRLGSVIKDLEQCTVITEDSLDEAESVKDELVEYVPETRIGITEDERLMIVHTMDMKQGQWWRCGKGHVYTVGECGRPTERARCPECRAEIGGENHAFVENNSWAPEMDDAQEQPWSEEQDYMLALQMQFGR; from the exons ATGGAGGAAGAAGGAGGTCATCAACAGAGGTTACATAG gGGAGCAGGTACTCAAGTCCGTGTCACTCAACTGACTCTGAATAAGTTAAGAGACCTGTCCACCCGTGATGCTTCACAGATTGTTATGTCTCTGAGTCGTTCTAATGGTGGCTTGGATAACATTCTGAAGGACGTTAGTATGGATGCAGACACCACCACGCTTACACTAGAAGTTCTTGGCAAGGCTTGTCAGTGTGAATCAATGCCCGAACAAGTGAATGAAATATTGAGTTTGGTCCTGCAATCCCCGTTTATAGAAAGTATCTTGTATGGATTCCTGGCACAAATTTCATTTGGTACTGACAGAACACATAAAGAACGTATCATCAGACATTGTGTTCCATTACTGAAACAGCTGCTGGTGAAGATGCCAACAGAGAGCATGAAACAGGTGCAGTTGGTGACGGTTCTTGTCCAGAAGATCTGGTCAGACACCAGCATGGTTGATGAAAATCTCAATCAGGATATGTGTAGCATCACAAATGTCTTGACACGGACGCGACCGCCAGAAATCCGCAGTGCTGGTCGTGgtgcccagtacagcgtgcACTCTGAAGGTGACCAGCCCCCTGAAGATTTCCGAGAGCTGTCGATATATCCTGCAAAGCAAGAACTCTTGGTTGATGGTCCTCAGCGGCTGTTCTTCCGGCGAAACAACGTAGCTGAACGGTATGACAACTTGGAGCACTATCTCGATGTACAGTTTCGTCTCCTGCGAGCCGATTACATCATTCCACTACAGGAAAGCATTGCCGCATTTCAAACCCAGCTCGGGGATGAAAGCAGAAAGTCGTCGCCTCTTCGTAGTCATGTATACTACAATGTCCACATTGTGAGGCCTGTGTGCACGCACAACGGTCTGTGCTATCGCCTCTCCTTCGAGTTGCCACCTTCAACGCGAGTCAACTGGGCCACTTCTCGCCGACTCATGTTTGGATCACTTCTGTGTCTGTCGTCTGATCGCTTTGTGGACCACTTCATGTTTGCTACAGTCGACCAGCGAGAGAAGAAAGACCTGAAATTTGGAATTGTTGATGTCCTGTTTGAGCGTGAATCTGTCCTAATTTCAGACCTTCCACGTGATATGCGCTTTACAATGGTGGAATCATCGGCCTACTTTGAAGCATACAAACATGTTCTAGAAGGAATGAAACGTTTGAATGACAGAAATGTTCCATTCCAACAATACATAGTGAGATGCGAGTCTGACATTCGGCTACCACGATACCTTCAGGAGCGGCCGAACCCACGATATGATTTGCGTCCACTGATTGATGAAAACTACTGCCTCAGAGATGATGATGACATGCAGCTGTTTCGTCAGGAGTTCTCCGACAAGGCCagtgttgctgctgctgttgaaCTAAACAATCCTTCCAAATGGCCATCTGCAGATACCTTCCATCTGGATGATTCACAGTGGCGGGCATTGCAGAATGCCCTTACCAAGGAGTTTGCTCTAATCCAGGGACCACCTGGCACTGGCAAGACTTACCTCGGGCTGAAGATCATGAAGGCTCTGTTGCACAATCAGAACATTTGGAACACAGGTGAAAATTTACCCATTCTTGTCGTCTGCTACACAAACCATGCTCTTGATCAGTTTCTGGAGGGTATTATGAAattttttaaaggaatgctaattCGTGTTGGAAGCAGAAGCAAAAGTGACAGCTCCATACTACAAGAGTGCAACCTTCGAACAGCCAGGCAGAGGGCCCGAGATACCAGAAGTGTACCACTGGAGGTTCATGCGAACAAAGTTGAAATAATGAAGACGATGACAGCACTGAAAGGTGACATTCATGGTATTGCAACCAAACTAGAAGTGGCCGAGAGAGAAATCGTTCACGAGAGATGTCTGACAGAATATATGACCACAGAACAAGAGTCTTTCTTCCCTGTTGATCAGGTTTACAGCTTAAGCAGTAAGTCATGCATTATTTCCGATTGGCTTGGCATCAGTAAAGACATGCAATGGATTGATAATCTACAAGAGAAGAAACCTCCAGAAGAGGAAGACAATTCTGTTGATGAAGAAGTTATCAATGTTGTCAGTTTGGCTGAAACTGCTCAAAGCCTAAGATTGCTGGAGGTGGATGATCTTGACGAATTATCTGAATTTGATGATTCTGCTAACTTAGATGTTGATGTTATCAAAGTTAGAATGGAGACTATGGGCTTTGAAGTGACAAAACTGGATGTATCATCGGAAACATACTTGACTGGGTCTGTCAAAGCTGAGTGGGATGAGAAACAGAGAAGGAAACGAATCCTTAAAAGGGGATTTGCTAGGAAAATTGACAGCGTGGATCGAATGCCAGAAGCTGAAGCTTCCAGAATTGACAACATATGGCATATGCGATACAAAGACCGGTGGAGGTTGTACAGGTACTGGGTGGATTGTCTGTGTCGCCAGGCCCGCGGGCAGATCAGAGACAAGGAGAAACAATATCACCGTGTCTGTGCAAGGTACAAGGAATCTCTCCTGCAAGAAGACAAGATGATCCTGAAAAGAGCTAGGATTGTTGGCATGACAACCACAGCCGCTGCGAGATACCAGAGCATCATGCAAGAGATCGGACCTAAAATCGTCATCGTAGAAGAGGCCGCTGAAGTCCTGGAGGCTCACGTTATTTCCACTCTCAGCCGTGGCTGTGAGCACCTCATTCTAATCGGGGACCACAAACAGCTGCGTCCGAACCCGACCGTCCACAAGCTGGCCAGAGACTTCAACCTGGAGATCTCCCTCTTCGAGCGGATGGTGTACTGCAAGCTGCACTGGGACTGTCTCAAGTGGCAGCACAGGATGCGGCCGGAAATATCACGAGTGATGAAGGCCATCTACCCGGAACTGGAGGACGATGAGTCGGTGAAGTCCTTCCCAGATGTGAGAGGTGTGAGTCAGAACATTGCATTCATTGAACACGAGTACCTACACGAGATCGACGGGGAGACTCTGAGCTGTGTCAATATGCAGGAGGCAGAGTACGTTGTCAGTCTGTGCGAGTATCTCCTCAAGCAGGGCTACAGTCAATCGCAGATCACAATAATCAGCATGTATTCAGCTCAGATCAACGTCATTAGATTGCTTATGCCCAAATCTAGGTTCGAAGGTGTCCGAATAGCTTCTGTCGACAGCTTTCAAGGAGAGGAGAATGACATTATTTTAGTGTCGCTAGTTCGGAGTGCTGAGGTTGGAGAAAGTATTGGTTTTCTGAAAACTGACAACAGAATTTGTGTTGCCTTATCTCGAGCTAAACACGGGATGTATGTTCTTGGCAACTTCAGATTTCTCACAGACAAAAGTGATCTACTCCTTAATATTATCACGCAGGCCAGAAATGAAAAATACCTGAGTCACAGCCTGCAGTTGGTCTGTCCACGGCATAGGACTGGAAAAGGCATTGAGGCAAAAGAACCGAGAGACTTCACGAGAGCGCCTGAAGGTGGCTGTCTGAAGCCCTGTGACAACCGTTTGCCGTGTGGGCATGCGTGTAAGAAGACCTGTCACAGTGGCAGCCATTCGGTCTGTTACATGCCTTGTGGCAAGAAGTGTGAAAACGGCCATCCGTGCGACAGTCTGTGTTTCCACTGTTCCCGCGGCTGCCCTCCCTGTAAAAAACCTGTGCAGAAGCTCCTACCAAAATGTAATCATGTACAGATGGTTCCCTGCTCGATGGAGCCTTGGCTGTTTAAGTGCACTCACAAGGTAGAAGAGGACAGATCTTGTGGACACCACATTTCGGTGGAATGTAGTGGACGGAAAATCATGCCGTGTACGAATCCTTGCAGTCAAGTTCTACCCTGCGGTGATCTCTGCAGTGGGACATGTGGAACCTGTTTTCAAGGCCGCTTGAACCAGCCGTGCCAGCTGAGATGCAGAAAGATTCTTGTGTGTGGTCACGCCTGCCTGGACCAGTGCGGTAACTGCCCGCCATGCCAGAAAGACTGTGAAAACCGATGTCACCATACAATGTGTCAAGAGAAGTGTGGCGACCCATGCGTTCCCTGCAGGATGCCTTGTCCCTGGTCGTGCAGACACAAGAGGTGTACGCGACTTTGTAGCGAGGCTTGTGACCGAGACCGATGTGATGAACGCTGTAGGAAGCAGCTATCATGCGGTCACCCATGTATTGGCCTCTGCGGAGAGCCGTGTCCTCGCCTGTGCAGGATCTGTGACGGGGATCACGAAACATTCAAACTTTGGCTTGGAAATGAGGATGATCCAAATGCTCGATTTGTCGAACTGCAAGACTGTTCGCACATCATAGAAGTCACTAGCTTAGATCACTGGATGGATGATGTCAGAGGCCCTGAGGAAGAGGATGAGGATGAGAAGCTAAAATGTGATGATTTGGATAAAGCTAAAAAGTCAGACGATGACGAAGCCAAGACAGCTGTACTGTTGAAAGTTTGCCCTCGCTGTAAAACGCCAATCCGTCGTAATCTCCGATACGGATCGGTCATCAACGAAACACTGAACAGTATTGAGGCAGTGAAGAGGAAGATCATTGGCAATGAGCAGCGAATAAGAGAACTCAGCACGAGTGTAGACAGGGCGACGTGCATGGCTGTTGCGCCCGACCGACCCGCGATTGAGGCGTTGACGGGTCACATGGTCGTCAAGTCGGAAGCTGTGTTGGCTGCTCAGTTGAATCAGGTGCGCATCTTTCTGCAGGTTGCCAGGATGGAGAGGAAGGTTTCTGATGCCAGGAGACAGTGGAGCGGCAGTGCAGACAGCTTCAGTCCAATTGCTCGCGACTTGGACGCTTTCAG ATCGTGGATATTGCAGTTCAGAACGGTGTTCGGAGAACAGGAAATCATAGATGCGAACCGCGAACTTCGGCGACTGTCCCTCCTGCTGTATTTTCTCAAATCCCGAGAAGTGATCCACGACGACCTCCAGGAAGCGGTTCCGGCTCACTTGATGAGACGCCTCGGATCAGTGATCAAGGATCTCGAGCAGTGCACGGTAATAACGGAGGACTCGCTGGATGAGGCGGAGAGCGTGAAGGACGAGTTGGTGGAGTACGTTCCGGAGACGCGGATCGGCATCACAGAAGACGAGCGGCTGATGATCGTCCACACCATGGACATGAAGCAGGGACAGTGGTGGAGGTGTGGCAAAG GTCACGTGTACACTGTGGGGGAGTGTGGTCGGCCCACAGAACGTGCTCGCTGTCCAGAATGCAGGGCCGAGATTGGAGGAGAAAATCACGCATTTGTCGAAAATAATTCATGGGCCCCAGAAATGGATGACGCTCAAGAACAGCCATGGTCCGAAGAACAGGACTACATGCTAGCGCTTCAGATGCAGTTCGGTCGTTAG